Part of the Lolium rigidum isolate FL_2022 chromosome 6, APGP_CSIRO_Lrig_0.1, whole genome shotgun sequence genome, ccatcatctccacccacCCCGTGCACGGCGGCCCCGTGCTGTTGCCGTAGCACCGCCCGCCCCCCGCCGTCTTGTAGAACCGCCGGTGcaccgccccgccccgccgcgcGCGGGCCGTGAGCCTGTGGTGGATCTGCGACCGGTGGTCCAGCGCCGGCTGCGAGATCTCCAGCCCTTCTTTTCGAACGATCCCAATGTACCTGAGGGGATCGAAGCCATCCACCTCAATGTCCTCGTCCCAGAGGAAGATGTAGTCATACTCGGCGACGAGGTCCGGGTGCAGGAACCGCTTGCCGAACCACCACTTGGTCTGGTCCGCCGCCGCCACGTGCACCGCGCGCCGCGACCACGGCAGGTCGCTCCACCCGTCCACCGCGCCGTCGTAGTGGAACAGCATCACCGTGAAGTTGGCCGCCGGGAACTGCATGGTCATGATCACATCATCGTTATATTGCTGCCTAAATCGAGAAGCGAAGCgatcgaggggatgaacgagcagCTCAGAATGAGCTGAATGATCGGTCGTGGCACGCACCTTGGAGACGAGCTTGTCGACGACGGCCTTCTGCTTGACACCGACGGGGATCGCCAGGAGGCTCTTCGCCGTCCGGGCCACCCTCCGCTCAGGGTTACCGCCCAGGGACTCGAACTCGAAGTTGGACTTGTCCTGCACGATGCCCCTCGGCAGGGCCTCGCTGCCTGGAGCCCTGCACTGGTTCTGCACACGCACGGACAGCAACAGTTGTTCAGTGTTCTGAAGCTGAAATCGATGTGTCCGTTTCATAGAAGTTCCTGCTAATGATGTCTCTGACTGACCTCGCACATGTCACCGGGTTCTTCCGCCGGAGGCGTCTCGGCGACGGTGGCGTCTACGTGCACATCGCTTGCCGGTGGAGCAGGCCTGGATGACTCCTCGTCAGTGGCCACTCTCCTTGGCTGCAGCTGCAGTATCGACAGATTCTGCAGGAACAATCGAGCACGTCAGGCGTGACATTTCTGCAGGGCCTCTACTGCATATCTGCAGCATCGACACTTGATTCGTGTGATGTGAAATGCGATACTCATGCTTTGCTATCTACAGTAGTACGGTGCAGTAAACAGCACAAACCTCCTTGTGATCGACCGTGACGATCGTGCCGGCGACGAACACCAGCACCAGAAATATAAGCGCCGCCGGCGGCAACACGCTGGAGAACCGCTTCTGTGACGGATCGCCGGGTGCCGGACCCTGCGACGACAAGGCgtcagaacgagcagcaagtgagCAATTCATCGACCATGCAATGTGCCAAGACTTCAGAGATGGGCACAGACAGCTGACGGAAACAGAAAGCAACGTAAAGGGGAGGAAGGTTAAGCAAACAGAGGCCTTTGCACGCAGAGGGGAAACCCAAGCGAGGAAGGTGAAGCTATGCCAAGGCTCGCCCAGAAATCTACTGCAAGGGTGGCCCCGAAGCAAAGAAACCTTCACCAGGGTTAAGAAAGAACTCAGCGACGGCAACCTCTGTGGCACTCGGAAACAAATACAGTAACTAAAAATAGCAGCAAAACGTGCGCGCGGGgagaaattgttttgagaggattTTGCATCAAATCAGCACGAACTCAGTCTATGAAATGCTCATGAGATTAAAAATGCACATGTATCAGGATTAATCAAATGGAACGAAAGTAATCTCTGTCTGAATTCTGAACAACTTGAGTCTCCCCAGAAGAGCACCTGTCTAAAGTAAATGATTTCTGAATTCTCAATCATTTTTGAAAAAATACTAAATTCTGATTTACTCGAGTCTCGCAAGCAGAGCACCTGCAGTCTACAGCCCATAGCTGCAATAACGGTGAAATTTTCGGGGGAAAATAAGTTTAATAGAAGGAAACAAATGGAGAATTGCCGCAGAGCAGGGCATGTAACTGAATTCACACGGAGGAAACGTGATTAAATCCCCAACTGTTTCTCCCGAGAATTCCGAAACCCCAATCTTCGAAAGCAATTCAGTGAGCTCCGGGAGTGATTTGATTTGCTGAACTAGTGCTGTGTGCGCCGTACACACTGAAGAAACTGAACAGTTCGTAAAAGACGGCGGAGAGCGGCACGAATTCAGGGGAAAGACGTTAGGCCTAGTTCACAGGAAAAAAATACAGAAACCTAACGGAACTCTATCCATAGCACCTCGAATGGACAATCTCGAACCCCGAATGAATCCGGCGGAGAATTATGATGGCAAGAAACAGAGGAGATCAAGAACAAGAAAGCGGCGGCTTACCATGGCGAGGCGGAAGAGGCGATCTTCTCACGAGTTCGTCGAGGGTTTGCGCCAACTGCCGGCGACCATCGACGGGACGGAGTTCGTAATCAGAATTCTGCGAGGACGCGCGGAAGAAGTCGGAAttggagacgaagaggaggacttcGAGAGAACGAAGAGGAGGAGTTTGGAGGGAGGCGAGTAAATGGTAATGGAGGGatattttaatgctttaagccccTCATGACTCATACCTTTTTGGTTCCGTTTCTGAATggtatttccttttttccttatGTACCCCTGAAGTTTCACTTATTTGAAGATACCTCCGTGGATGGGTTTATGGTTTAGTGATTGTCGCCAGCCTCATCAGTTTTCACCTATATTTGTGACATTTTGATGCTACCTCATCCAGTGTTGAACATACATCATTATGAATACATTTCACCAAAAAGTTGCACTTAGCTATTTTATTGTTTTAATCTATAGACTAACTATCAAATTGGTTGAGCTAGCATCGTCCAGTATGTGTTTTGCCTGTCTTGTACTGTGCATCCATAACAACATCTATgccatgcaatgatgcaaagacaCATGTACTAACTTGATCAGCATGCAAAATCATAGGCTAACGACGTGGATGAACATAAGTTTGAAGTCAATGGGTGAAAGTGCTAGATTTTGAGCTAGAGAAATTGAATTTTTGATATAGTACGGTCGTTGTTTATAATTAATCAAATCATGACAGAACACATGGTATGCGTACCTACTAATAAAAATGAATTGTGTGCTAGTTATATGAAAAGGTGAACAAATGTTATTGAGCAAAAATTGGTGAATACCAGGGTTTGTTATGAAAGATGCCCAAATATTGCCTTTTATATAAAAAAAGATGCCAAGATATTATTTTTGAGAAAGTCAAGATGGATGACTCTATGTGCCCCATGGAGGAGTCGTCCTTTCTCTCTTTATTTTCTTCCACCAGCTAAGAAACTCCCTCATTTTCTAAAAATACAAAATTCCTAATTAGTCCTCTCAAACTCTGCCAAAAATACAGCTGTACACAAGTACTCGCTCCCCAGCAATCATTTCCGCTAATAATCACACTTTCCTAAATCTGGATTTAGATTTGATTTCATTAATTTGAGAATCTATATAGAGAGAGAAGCTATAGATGGTATTTAGCGATAACTTTCGGTGGGCGCAAGCGAAATTAATGAGACGACCTGCCAAGAGGGGAATGAGCAGAAACTTCCTTGTCAGTGGGAGGCAGGGCCCACGGTCTGACAGTTTCGAAGATTATATACTGACGCAAGAAGAATTCTTGTTCTGGCCAGTACCGGTGAACTCCACGAGTGGATTTCAAGGTGTGGGACCCCATATCCATTCCGCACGCCTTGTAGGAAATCGTAAACTACTGAATCCTAGTCCTACGGTCCTACCATGATCGGATCCTCTGCCACCCTTCATCGTAAGCTTTGAGCAAAAAATAGAGAAGTGTGGCCTTGTATAGTCAAACACACCTCACGTTTGTTGTAATAGGAGTGTGTGCTTTATGAGTAGCTCTCAATGTTGCCTGGTCACGTT contains:
- the LOC124666886 gene encoding uncharacterized protein LOC124666886 gives rise to the protein MGPAPGDPSQKRFSSVLPPAALIFLVLVFVAGTIVTVDHKENLSILQLQPRRVATDEESSRPAPPASDVHVDATVAETPPAEEPGDMCENQCRAPGSEALPRGIVQDKSNFEFESLGGNPERRVARTAKSLLAIPVGVKQKAVVDKLVSKFPAANFTVMLFHYDGAVDGWSDLPWSRRAVHVAAADQTKWWFGKRFLHPDLVAEYDYIFLWDEDIEVDGFDPLRYIGIVRKEGLEISQPALDHRSQIHHRLTARARRGGAVHRRFYKTAGGGRCYGNSTGPPCTGWVEMMVPVFSRAAWRCAWRMIQNDLVFAWGLDFKLGYCAQGDRSMNVGIVDSEYVLHRGIPTLGDVGKTARASSASTAADRYAVRLRSYTELQIFNRRWKKAVAEDECWTDPYPQPPTPASKG